Proteins encoded by one window of Azoarcus sp. PA01:
- a CDS encoding ABC transporter permease: MRLSHALLALQAIAGREIAKFVRQGGRFASALVRPLLWLVVFAAGFQNVFGVSIIPPYDTYIPYQVYIVPGLLGMVLLFNGMQSSLAMVYDREMGMMRLLLTAPLPRWYLLFAKLVAGTLLSVLQAYVFLVIAALFGVDVPWSGWLYALPVLVLAGMMLGALGLLLSVQVRQLENFAGTMNFVIFPMFFLSPALYPLWKLEESGAAAIHAIAQWNPFTHAVEAIRFALYGQFAGTSVAIVGGCLVLFFMLAAWGYDPQRGMLKKSAKTA; encoded by the coding sequence ATGAGACTGTCCCATGCACTGCTCGCGCTGCAGGCGATCGCGGGACGTGAAATCGCCAAGTTCGTCCGCCAGGGCGGGCGCTTTGCGTCGGCGCTGGTGCGCCCGCTGCTGTGGCTCGTCGTGTTCGCGGCGGGCTTCCAGAACGTCTTCGGCGTGTCGATCATCCCGCCCTACGACACCTACATCCCGTACCAGGTCTATATCGTGCCGGGCCTGCTCGGCATGGTGCTGCTGTTCAACGGCATGCAATCGTCGCTGGCGATGGTCTATGACCGCGAGATGGGGATGATGCGGCTGCTGCTGACCGCGCCGCTGCCGCGCTGGTACCTGCTGTTCGCGAAGCTTGTGGCCGGCACGCTGCTGTCGGTGCTGCAGGCGTATGTGTTCCTCGTCATCGCGGCGCTGTTTGGCGTCGATGTGCCGTGGAGCGGCTGGCTGTACGCGCTGCCGGTGCTGGTGCTGGCGGGGATGATGCTCGGCGCGTTGGGCCTGTTGCTGTCGGTGCAGGTGCGCCAGCTCGAGAACTTCGCCGGCACGATGAACTTCGTCATTTTCCCGATGTTCTTCCTGTCGCCGGCGCTGTATCCGCTGTGGAAGCTCGAGGAGTCCGGTGCCGCGGCGATTCATGCGATCGCGCAGTGGAACCCTTTCACGCATGCGGTCGAGGCGATCCGTTTTGCGCTGTACGGCCAGTTCGCCGGCACGTCGGTCGCGATCGTCGGCGGCTGCCTCGTGCTGTTCTTCATGCTCGCCGCATGGGGTTACGACCCGCAGCGCGGCATGCTGAAGAAAAGCGCTAAAACTGCGTGA
- a CDS encoding transporter substrate-binding domain-containing protein — translation MRSERRRFLLAAGALLAGTLLPTHAVAQLELQQADTLRIAVYADFAPYSARGKGIDVAVAQALAERLGLRAEFVQFAADEDMNDDLRNMVWRGHYLGTRPADVMMHVPVDAQFAARNDKVQIIAPYHRETMALARDGARVPLPAGSAANALEVFTREKIGAELDTHASDFLLNVLNGRLRDNVVHFRSVADATAAMTRGEVSAVLAPRSQLEAALPERGRFELDALALPEMRVSTWPLGMAVKAESRELAAALASAIAELHRSGELGRIFAAHGVTHQSP, via the coding sequence GTGAGGAGTGAGCGGCGTCGCTTCCTGCTCGCCGCAGGCGCGCTGCTTGCCGGCACGCTGCTGCCGACCCACGCGGTCGCCCAGCTCGAGTTGCAGCAGGCAGACACGCTGCGCATTGCGGTGTATGCGGACTTCGCCCCGTATTCGGCCCGCGGCAAGGGCATCGACGTCGCCGTCGCGCAGGCGCTCGCCGAACGGCTCGGCCTGCGCGCCGAGTTCGTGCAGTTCGCGGCCGACGAGGACATGAACGACGACCTGCGCAACATGGTGTGGCGTGGCCACTACCTCGGCACCCGCCCTGCCGACGTGATGATGCACGTCCCCGTCGACGCGCAGTTCGCCGCGCGCAACGACAAGGTGCAGATCATCGCGCCGTACCACCGCGAGACGATGGCGCTGGCACGCGATGGCGCGCGCGTGCCGCTGCCCGCCGGTTCCGCCGCGAACGCGCTCGAAGTATTCACGCGCGAGAAGATTGGCGCCGAGCTCGACACGCACGCGAGCGACTTCCTGCTGAACGTGCTGAACGGCCGGCTGCGCGACAACGTCGTGCATTTTCGCAGCGTCGCGGACGCCACCGCCGCGATGACGCGAGGCGAAGTCAGCGCGGTGCTCGCGCCGCGCAGCCAGCTCGAAGCGGCACTGCCGGAGCGCGGACGGTTCGAGCTCGATGCGCTCGCGCTGCCCGAGATGCGCGTCAGCACGTGGCCGCTCGGCATGGCGGTGAAAGCCGAGAGCCGCGAACTGGCCGCCGCGCTGGCGAGCGCAATCGCCGAACTGCACAGGTCCGGCGAACTCGGCCGCATTTTTGCCGCGCACGGCGTGACGCACCAGTCGCCGTGA